A segment of the Actinomycetota bacterium genome:
GGTGTCGCAGTCCCACCCGGAAGTGGCGTTTTTGGGGGTGAGCATCCTGGACGGACGCCGCGAGGCGCAGGAGTACCTGAAGGAGTTCGGCATCACCTACCCCAGCGTCCGCGACGCCTCGGGCCGCACCTCCAAACGCTTCGGCGTGACCGGGGTGCCAGAGACCGCGTTCCTGGACTCCCGGGGCCGGCTGGTGGGCAGCTACGCCGGCGCGTTCACGGAAGGACAGCTGGACAGGCTCGTCACGGACCTGAAGACGCTCGCGCCGGGGGGCCTGCTTGAGATCTCGGGCAGCGGGCGCTCGCGCCCGGTCCCCTGACGGCAGGCGCGCACCCGTCAAAGGGGGTCGAGGGAGCCT
Coding sequences within it:
- a CDS encoding TlpA disulfide reductase family protein, with amino-acid sequence MRRLLLVIPLVAGLVLVGVNLFRAVPQSGLGEPAPRFSLPDVSRPDRRLGPGSFSGRPVVVNFWASWCEPCREEAPELRRVSQSHPEVAFLGVSILDGRREAQEYLKEFGITYPSVRDASGRTSKRFGVTGVPETAFLDSRGRLVGSYAGAFTEGQLDRLVTDLKTLAPGGLLEISGSGRSRPVP